In the Sulfurovum sp. UBA12169 genome, TTTGATTGTAGACGCAGCCAATGCCCCCGCCAAATGTGCCGCCATTCCTGCTGCCGCTATAAAAACTTGGGCCCCTTTGCTCTCGGCTTCTTTGACATAGTTTTTGGTTCTCTCCGGACTTCTGTGCGCAGAGGAGATAATAAGTTCGTAAGGTACGCCGAACTTTTCAAGTGTTATACCGCACTCTTTCATCACTTCATAGTCACTTTTACTTCCAATAACAATCGATACAAATTTCATAATCTTCCTTTTTTATTAAAATAAATCTCCTTGAAGATGGGCGGAGCCCCTCTTCAATTCCTCTCACTGAAGCTTCGGCAGATGCCTCAGGGTTTCCAAAATAAATCTCCTTGAAGATGGGCGGAGCCCCTCTTCAATTCCTCTCACTGAAGCTTCGGCAGATGCCTCAGGGTTTCAATCCCCGCATCGGCTCTCTTCCGCTTCCATAAGTCCTTTTTTGACAAGCGCCTCATCAATACCGCGTCTTAATATCGTATAGCCCGGCAATGTTGTCGGCAAAATAATATCATTCAAATCACCACTATGGATACATTCAAACTCTTTTCCCTTAAGCGAGATGAGTTTCTTGAATGTAAGCCAATATCGCCCCTCTTTTTGTTCTATTTTTCCATATTCATTATCACTCTCTTGGAGTGTTGCACCCACGGGCAAAACAATCTCCACTGTATCCCCTACGCAGGTCTTGTCTTTGCATCGCCAGGTTTTTCCATCTTCACCTACAAGTGCGGCTACCTGATGTGTGCCGTTTTGAATCGTAAAACCAAGTGATTGCGTATCGTCTTTTTCAAACGGACGGGAGATAAGATATGCATCGGTAAAACCTCTGTTTTGTGTCGTATTTAACTCCTCCTGATAACGTTTTGCATTAAAATCATTAGCATAGAAATCATCGATTGCATGCCTGTAGGCTTTTGTCACTACTGCTGCATAATAGGGGGATTTTGTACGGCCCTCAATTTTCAATGAGTCTATCACTCCAGAAGAGAGGATTTCGTCTATATGCGATGCCATATTCATATCTTTAGCATTCATAATATAGGTACCCACTCCAGTCTCTTCTTCAAGCCTAAAAGTAGTATTTGTTTCAGGATTATACGCATAAATTTCATAGGGAAAACGGCAATCATTGGCACAGGAACCCCGGTTGGGCACTCTGCCTTTTTGCAATGCCGAGATAAGACAGCGTCCGCTATAGGCAAAGCACATTGATCCGTGCACAAAAATCTCTATCTCAAGTTCGGGTATGACTGATTTGATCGCTTCACAATCTCTAAGACTGATCTCGCGTGCAGCAATAATCCTTTTAACTCCCATATCATAATACACTTGCGCATCAAGTGCATTCATCACGTTCGCTTGCGTTGAGAGATGAATCGGAATCTTAGGAGCGATTTTGCTTGCCATCCTTACAACGCCAGGGCTCGAAACAATCAAGGCATCCGGGTTTAATTCTGCCATCTTTGCAATGTGATTTTCATAAAGTTTGACTTGAGAATTGAACGGAAAACTATTAATGGTTACATACACCTTTTTTTTTCTTTCGTGCGCATAGGCTATGCCCTCGGCAAAAGAATCTATATCGAACTCTTTTCCGGAGCGGATACGCAGTGAAAAAGTGCTTGTGCCGCCATACACAGCATCTGCACCATAATTCAAAGCGATTTTCATCTTCTCCAGATTTCCTGCGGGAGCCAAAAGTTCTACTTTGTTTTGATTTGTCATAATAATCCTATTCTCATTTTACGTGAGATGTATTTGGCTTTTATTTTACCCTATTAGTGGTAAAACATAGATTTTATGTTAAAATTATTTAAAAACCAAATAGGTTGAAACAAAAAATGAAAATAGATCTGCACAATCACACTGTTCGTTGCAATCATGCCGAAGGAACGATTGATGAATTCATCCAGAAAGCCATCGAACTTGGTATAGATATCTATGGATTTACAGAACATGCGCCTATGAATTTTGATGAAAAATATCGATTGGGTTTTAATGAAATGGAAGCATATGCCAATGATGTAATGGCCGCAAGAGAACGTTACAAAAATGACATCAGCATTCTTTTGGGGTATGAAGTGGATTATCTTCCTGGGTATATGGATAAACGCGTACTGGATGCCGATGTAGATTATTTGATAGGTTCGGTACACTTTTTGGACAAGTGGGGGTTTGATAATCCTGAATTTATACGTGGATACCAAGACCGCGATATTGATGAGATATGGCAGGCTTATTTTGATGCCACTGAAATGATGGCAAAGAGCGGTAAGTTTGACATTGTTGGGCATCTGGATCTTATAAAAGTGTTTAAATTTATGCCCAAAAAAGATACAAGAATGCTCGCAAAAAATGCACTAAAAGCGATCAAAGCTTCCGGCATGGTGATCGAGCTCAATACGGCGGGATTGCGTAAACCTATCGGAGAGATCTATCCCTCGCGCACTCTTTTGGAGGAGGCTTATTCGCTTGATATTCCCATTACATTCGCTTCAGATGCGCATACTGTCGGGCAGATAGGCTTTGGATACGAAAAGGCTGTGGCCCTGGCAAAAGAAGTGGGCTACACCAAAGCTATCACTTTTTCTCAACGAGATAAAAAATCGATTATTTTTTAGGCAATTATTTTACATTATCTTTTTTTGAAAAAGCAAATTGATTATTTTTTGGGCAATTATTTTACATTATCTTATTGTAGAGTGGCTATAATATAATGATAAAATTAATTTGGAGGAACATCCGTTATGGGTAAATTTGTGAACAATATTGCAGAATTCAATACATTCTGCGAAGAAAATGAAGTAGAATTTGTAGATTTTAGATTTACAGACATCAAAGGAACTTGGCACCATATCACCTATAGAAAACATGCCGTAAATGACAATATGCTCCAATCCGGTCTGCCTTTTGATGGCAGCTCTATCGATGCTTGGCAGCCGATCAACAAATCAGATATGCTTTTAAAACCGGATATTGAAACAGCCTTTCTTGATCCCTTTACCGCAGACAGTACGGTTATTGTAATTTGCGATGTGTACGACATTTATAAAAATGAGCTCTATGCAAAATGCCCTCGTTCCATTGCCAAAAAATCCCTAGAATATCTTGCTGCTGCCAATATTGGCGATGTTGCTTATTTTGGCCCTGAAAATGAATTTTTTATATTTGATGACGTGCGTATATGGAACGGTATCAACGAAGCTGGCTATAGAGTAGATACCGAAGAAGGAAGCTGGAATGCTTCAACCAAATACAGCGAAACAGGGAACATGGGACATAGAGCAGGCACTAAAGGCGGATATTTTCCAGTCATGCCGATCGATACCATGGTTGATCTAAGAGCAGAGATGATGCATATCCTTGAAGAGGTAGGACTGGACGTTATGCTTGGTCACCACGAAGTGGCGCAAGGACAAGGTGAAATCGGCATTAAATTTGGAACCATGATTGAAGCTGCGGATAATGTACAAAAGTACAAATATGTTGTCAAGATGGTAGCACATCTCAACGGGAAGACAGCAACGTTTATGCCGAAACCGCTTTATGGTGATAACGGAAGCGGGATGCACGTTCATCAATCTATCTGGAAAGACGGGAAAAATCTTTTCTACAAAGAGGGAGAATATGCCAATCTAAGCCAAACAGCGCTTCACTATCTTGGCGGTATTTTTAAACATGCCAAAGCGGTTGCAGCCATTACAAACCCAAGTTCAAATTCTTACAGAAGATTGATTCCGGGATTTGAAGCACCTTCTATTTTGACTTATTCTAGCCAAAACAGATCTGCTGCATGTCGTATTCCTTATGGTGCCAATGAAATGGCTACAAGAATTGAAACAAGATTCCCGGATTCCTCTGCATGCCCTTATCTTGCATTTGCTGCATTGATGATGGCCGGGATTGATGGCATCAAAAATAAATATATTCCAATTGGGCCAATGGATGAAGATCTCTTTGAGCTTACTCTTGATGAGATAAGAGAGAAAAAGATCCCTCAAATGCCTCATACCCTCAGAGAAGCACTTGAAGATCTTATTGCTGATAATGATTTCCTTCAACCGGCATTCAGTAAAGAGTTTATCACCGAATATCAGCACTATATGTTTAAAAGACAGGTGTGGCCCGACGAAGCAAGACCGACAGCCTTTGATTTTTCAACCACGTATTCTTGTTAAAACTTTTTCGGGTGTTCTGCCCGAAAAAGTTTCTACTGTAAAAAATTTTATATTTTATATTATTTCTTTATTAGCTGCAAATATCTCTCTCATTTTCTATACCCAAAACCACAAAAGAGTTTCTGTCTGCTTTATTGCCACCAAAAAATAAAACTAAAAGAGCGTTCCGCTATCTTCTGATACCGGGGCAGTCGGTATCATTTTTTTAGGATGCAAGGCATCATCCTCTTCTTTTTCTCTTATAGGATCTTCATCAATACGAATAGTTTCAGCCAAGCCGGTATCCTCTTCAATATTCACAACTTGTGACATTTCATTCTCTTCATCTAGGATCTGCATATACTCGTTGATTGGTTCTTTTTTGGCTACAGGAAAAGGCGAATCTTTTGTATAGAGCTCCATCTTTCCGTTATACTCTCCTCTAAATACCCCCTGAGGTATATCAAATGTGCGTTTAGTATCAGGATAAAGTGTCAGTAATTTTTGATAATAATAAGCAAAAGCCGGTGCAGCGATAGCTCCTCCCGTTGCTTTTTTGCCTATGGGTTTATTGTTATCTCTGCCAAACCAGGAGATTGTCTCAATTGTAGGAGAATAACCGCAAAACCATGCATCAACACCTTCGTTGGTTGTACCGGTTTTGCCTGCGAGCTCTATACCTTGAACCGCTGCACTTTTTCCTGTTCCGCGCTTGATAACATCTTTAAGTATGTCTGTCATCAAATAAGCTTGTTCCGGTGTTGTGAAACCCTCAATTTCTTTAGGACGTGTTTCATAAATAACTGCCCCTTCAATCGAGATGATTTTACTTACGAGTCTTGGCTCTATCATGTGCCCCTTATTGGCAAACACCGAAAATATTTGTGCCATTTTCAGCGGGCTTAGCCCAAGATTTCCAAGGGCAATAGACATATCCCTGGGGATATGGGGCACATCAAGAAAAGCCAGTCTTTTTCGAATAGTATTGACGCCAATATCTGCCACAAGATTGATGGTTGCCAGATTTCTTGAATGCACCAATGCTTCTCGCAAAGGAATAAATCCCTTAAAATCTCTTTCATAGTTTTTAGGAGACCAGACCTTAGGTTTGCCATTATGATAGTATTGAAATGTTCTTGCAAGATCGGTTAAAGGCGTAGCAGGATTGTATCCCATATCCAATGCAGTCTGATATATAAATGGTTTAAAAGCTGAACCCGGTTGTCTTTTAGACTGAGTAATACGATTAAATGAAGATTTAGCATAGTCTACACCGCCGACCATCGCCAAAATATCCCCCGTGCTACTCTCAACAGCAACCAGTCCGCCATTTAACGTAGAGGTTTGGGGGCGTTCATTTAAAAGTTTTAATGCCTTTTGGTAAGCATGCGTGACGGCTTCCTGTGCGATCTGTTGCTGCTTCATGTCAATAGTCGTATAAATTTGATATCCGCCCGTTCGAATATCACCCAATTGCCCTTTAAAACGTCTTAAAACCTCATCTACAATATAGGGAGCAATATTTTGCGTTAAAGAGGTTTTATATATCTTGGGTGATTCTTTTACCGCCTTTAGATAATCGCTCTGCGTGATCCACCCTATGCTTTTCATACGGTAAAGCACATTGTTGGCACGATTGAGTGCCCGCTTATAATGCCTTAAAGGATTATAATAGCTTGGCGCATTGGGGATACCTATCAGCATGGCACATTCTTTAAGGGTAAGCTCTTGCAGCTCTTTATGAAAATATCCGCTTGCTGCCGTTTTTATTCCAAAATAATTATTGCCGTAAGATATTTCATTGAGATAGCGCTCAATAATTTCCTCTTTGCTAAGTTCATGTTCTATTTTTAAAGCTAAAATTGCTTCTCTAATTTTACGTGCAAGTTTTTTTTCATTGCTAAGAATTTTATTTTTAATCAGCTGCTGGGTAATGGTACTGCCGCCTTCAACGAATTTTCCTGCTTTGATATCTTTGATTATAGCTCTTAAAATAGCATCCGGGTTTACTCCGCTGTGCTCAAAAAATTGAGTATCCTCCATTGCCACAAGTCCCTCCACAAGCATTCCGGGAATCTCATCATAGCGGGCATAAAGACGATGCTGCTCCTTAAAAACATATGCCAACTTGTTGCCATGCCTATCCAGTACTACACTTGATGTTTCAGGCTTATAATTTATGAGTTTATCTGCATCTAGCGATATTTCTTCATACGCATAGATAAATGCTGCAATCAAGGCGACGCCAAATAGCATTGTCAGCACAATAGAACCTTTGACTAAACGACTAAACACCCTACCCCTTTATTTTGTTTTAATTATATCGTGTTCTTGTTGATGAGTTGCAGTACTTGTTTTAACTTTTTTTCAGATACACCTAAACGAGGAATTATCCTTAATATAGGGGTGTCCACTGTCGGTTGCCTTATTGCCCCCACAAGAAAACCTTTTTGTATCAACGCTTTTTGCATCTGCATTGCCTTTTGATTGCTTTGCATTTTAATTGGCAAAATCAAACTTTCGCTTTTGATGCCCAAAATCTCTTCAACAATTTTATATCGCTTATCTATTTTACTACGATATCGTTTTGCTTTTTTTTGAATAGCGTTTACATTTACAAGCGCTAACGCGGTATCGATAACCGATGGTGCTGTAGAGTATATAATAGGCTTAGCCCTATTTTCCAAAAAAGTGACAATCTCCCTGGAAGCCAAAATATAAGCGCCATAGCTTCCGTATGCTTTTCCCAAAGTGCCCATTTTGATATAGTTTGGCTTAATTTCTCTGCCATAGTGTTCAAATACACCCAAAAGCTTATTTCCCAGTACACCGGAACTATGCGCTTCATCTACTATCAATACGGCATCATTTTCATCTGCCGCATCAAATATCTCATGAGCACACAATGAGCCGCTCATCGAATAAATACCCTCTACGGCTATAATATTTCTTTTACCGCCATACTGTTGTAATTTATCGCGCAAATCCGATGCATCATTGTGTCTAAAAAAGATTACACGATCCCCCAAAAGCCGTGTGGCCATCATACCGCTTGCGTGGTACTCCTCGTCCATGAACAGTCTGTCATTTTTACGCACCAATGATTCCATTAATGACAGATTAGCCAAAAATCCGGATCCTACTGCAATGCCTGATTCAAACCCATTTAATACACAAAGTGTTTCTTCAAACTCTTTGTGTATCGCATGATAACCATTGACCAGCATACTTGCTTTGGGCGAAAAAGTATTGTACCGTTCAAGTAATCCAAAAGCCTTTTTAAGCTGCTTCTTTTTGCTAGACAATCCCAAATAATCATTGCTCGCCAAATCAATCAGATCTTCACCAAAAAGCGTGCGCTTCCTGAAACGATCTGCCTTTTGAAGTGCACGAAGTTCATTTTCATACATGATGTCTGCCTATCCACGGTAGCAATTTCTCGACTTGCAATCCCATCGCCGTACTCTCAAGTCCCTCTACGCTTTTAATATATTTTTTGCAAAAACCTTCCACCATGCATCCACCCGCCTTGCCCTGCCAAAGTCCGCTTTGGAGATATGCTTCCATGTCTATGCTGTCAAAAGAGGCAAAATGATACTGTGTTGCTGATGTATCCGAAAAAAGAAGTTTTTTGGATTGAAAATGAAGAGAAGAGATGATAAAGATCACTGAACCGCTTTGTATTTCAAGGATACGCCTGGCATCTTCAATGTTTCTGGGCTTTCTTAAAACAGTACCGTCACTTGCTGTAATCACTGTATCGGCACAAAGCAAAGGAATTTCCAATCCAAACTCTTTTATGGCTGCTTCCATTTTGCCTTTGCTTGCCGTATAGACAAAATCTTTAGCATTTGCGGCAACAATCTGCTCCTCATCATAAGAGGGTGTGTTTTGTATAAAATCGATTCCAAACTGCTCAAGCAGCAATGCCCTTGTCGGCGAAGAAGAACAAAGGCAAATTTTATTGCTGCTGCTTTCTGAGCGCTGACTGCTCATTGCTAGAATCCCCTAAGAGCAACACCAAGCCACAGCGCAACCACACCTAAAACAATGTTGATCGGCAAAAGAAATTTGGGTATCAATTCCAAATTTGTTTTGGCCTGGGAAAGATTATGTTCATTAAATAACTTTTGCGCTTTTCTTCGCTTAAGATACATCCATGTGAAGTTTATTGTCATAATAAACCAAATGATCTCTTTGGCATGAACCATATTATAAATATGCATTGCCGTCTCAGAAATCACCTGCCCATTCTGGTCGACGGCTGCATTTCTAAACCCTAAACCAACCGCCATCAAAACTGCAGTGACGAGCATCAGCCCAATAAAGGGTATTGCGATAGTAAAAAAATTGCCCGTAATTGCCAAGATGCGGCCCAATTTTACCTCGGGATCTTCTATTCGCTGCAAGTTCGGATGAACTGCCAAACGGATAGCTATCATGCCTCCTATCCAGACAATTGCAGAAAAAACATGTAAAAATACGATCTCATGGGCATAGATGCCAAAAAACTCCACCATTGCTGATTTCATTTTTTTAGTTCCCGCCTTCTAGTATTTGACTTAAATAGACTTTAGATTCTTCGATTGCCAGAGCGATCTTGCTTGGATCTTTTCCGCCTGCCTGAGCAAAATCAGGCCGGCCTCCGCCTCCGCCCCCTACAATAGGCGCGATCGTTTTGATCCAGTCTCCTGCTTTAATAGGTGCATTTTTCGATCCCGCAGCAAGCATCACTTTGTCTTCTTTTTTCATAAAAAGCATCACAGCAATATTTTCATATCTATTTTTAATTTCATCGATCATTGCTTTGATATCTCCGCTTTCAACCTCTTCTACTATGATATTAACCTCATTTATTTTAACAGCTTTAAGTTCTTTTTGGTTGCCGCTCGCCGCCGAGGCAAGTTCACTCTTGAGAGATTTGATTTGCTCTTTGAGTTTAGTGATACCCGCTATCGGATTTTGGTTTTTAACCTCTTCTTTGATTTGACCCAATTCGTTTCTAATCTCTCTTACTGACCTAATCGCTTCAGCCCCGCAAATAGCTTCTATACGACGTACTCCGGCGCTCACCCCGCTCTCTTTGGTAATCATAAAAAGTCCGATCTCAGAAGCGTGGTGCACATGGGTTCCACCGCAAAGTTCAACAGAAGCGCCGGCCATACTTACTACACGCACTTCATCGCCATACTTCTCACCAAAAAGCGCCATAGCTCCTGACTTTTTGGCTTCTTCAATTGGCATTACTTCCGTTTGGGTAGAAATGTTTCTGTCTATCTTATCGTTCACCCAAGTTTCAACCGTTCTGATCTCTTCGGTACTCATCGCTTTGGGATGAGAAAAGTCAAAACGAAGCCTGTTTGCTTCTACCAAAGAACCTGCCTGGGAAATATGATCCCCCAAAAGTTCACGCAAAGCAGCATGAAGCAAATGCGTAGCCGAATGATGTTTTGCTATCTGTGCACGAGTACTATCTACTGCCGCTTTTACTTCTTCGCCAACACTCAGCTTACCTTTAAATTCTGAAAGATTCATCTCTAAAAATTTTTTTGTATCAAGCACCTTGGCCTTACCGACTATCTCTCCAATATCTCCGGCCTGTCCGCCTGACTGGGCATAAAAAGGTGTTCTCTCAAGTAAAACCCAGCCTTTGCCTTCTACACTTTGTGTCTGATGAAAATTTTCATCCAAAAGAGCTAGCACCCTGGTATCTTCTTCGGTCTTTTCATATCCCACAAATTCATTCACTCCAAATTGTTCTTTGAGTGCTTTGAAATCTCCTGTGGCTACGGCATCTCCTGTTCCTTTCCAGGCTGCTTTGGATTGTGCTTTTTGTGCTTCCATCTTCGCATCAAACACATCTGTATCCAATCTAATACCTTTTTCGCGCAACATATCTTCTGTCAAATCAAGCGGAAAACCAAACGTATCATAAAGTCTGAATGCCACTTCGCCGTTAAACACATCGATGGTAGTTTCCAGCTCTTTGTTAAATAGTGCGATTCCCGCTTCAATCGTATCAAAAAAACGCTCTTCTTCAAGCCTCATAGAGGTTTTAATCGCTTCTGCTTTTGTTTTTAAATACGCGTAATGCCCACCCATCACCTCAACAAGCGCATCAACAAGTTCACACATAAAAGGTTCGCGCAGGCCAAGTAAATAGCCGTGACGAATCGCACGGCGCATAATGCGGCGCAGCACATATCCGCGTCCTTCTTTATCGAAATTAACTCCTTGTGCAAGCAAAAATGCCGTAGAACGCAAATGATCGGCAATAACTCGATAACTTGCAGAATTTGGCGCATCATAATCGTATGGCGTTCCTACACGTTTTTCTATCGCATCGAGCAAGGGCTTAAAGAGTGAAGAGTGATAATTGTTGCGTTTTCCTTCTTTGATGGCAACCACCCTTTCGAGTCCCATACCTGTATCGATACTTGGCTGTGGCAAAGGATGCAATATGCCATCTTCATCTCTTTCGTACTGCATAAAAACCAAGTTCCAAATCTCTAAAAATCTATCTCCGTCTCCGCCCATTACATCTTCATCAGAATGAAAATATTCTTCGCCTTGATCATAAAAAATCTCGCTGCACGGACCGCACGGACCTGTGTCTCCCATTTGCCAAAAGTTGT is a window encoding:
- a CDS encoding collagenase-like protease — its product is MTNQNKVELLAPAGNLEKMKIALNYGADAVYGGTSTFSLRIRSGKEFDIDSFAEGIAYAHERKKKVYVTINSFPFNSQVKLYENHIAKMAELNPDALIVSSPGVVRMASKIAPKIPIHLSTQANVMNALDAQVYYDMGVKRIIAAREISLRDCEAIKSVIPELEIEIFVHGSMCFAYSGRCLISALQKGRVPNRGSCANDCRFPYEIYAYNPETNTTFRLEEETGVGTYIMNAKDMNMASHIDEILSSGVIDSLKIEGRTKSPYYAAVVTKAYRHAIDDFYANDFNAKRYQEELNTTQNRGFTDAYLISRPFEKDDTQSLGFTIQNGTHQVAALVGEDGKTWRCKDKTCVGDTVEIVLPVGATLQESDNEYGKIEQKEGRYWLTFKKLISLKGKEFECIHSGDLNDIILPTTLPGYTILRRGIDEALVKKGLMEAEESRCGD
- a CDS encoding histidinol phosphate phosphatase; this encodes MKIDLHNHTVRCNHAEGTIDEFIQKAIELGIDIYGFTEHAPMNFDEKYRLGFNEMEAYANDVMAARERYKNDISILLGYEVDYLPGYMDKRVLDADVDYLIGSVHFLDKWGFDNPEFIRGYQDRDIDEIWQAYFDATEMMAKSGKFDIVGHLDLIKVFKFMPKKDTRMLAKNALKAIKASGMVIELNTAGLRKPIGEIYPSRTLLEEAYSLDIPITFASDAHTVGQIGFGYEKAVALAKEVGYTKAITFSQRDKKSIIF
- the glnA gene encoding type I glutamate--ammonia ligase, with amino-acid sequence MGKFVNNIAEFNTFCEENEVEFVDFRFTDIKGTWHHITYRKHAVNDNMLQSGLPFDGSSIDAWQPINKSDMLLKPDIETAFLDPFTADSTVIVICDVYDIYKNELYAKCPRSIAKKSLEYLAAANIGDVAYFGPENEFFIFDDVRIWNGINEAGYRVDTEEGSWNASTKYSETGNMGHRAGTKGGYFPVMPIDTMVDLRAEMMHILEEVGLDVMLGHHEVAQGQGEIGIKFGTMIEAADNVQKYKYVVKMVAHLNGKTATFMPKPLYGDNGSGMHVHQSIWKDGKNLFYKEGEYANLSQTALHYLGGIFKHAKAVAAITNPSSNSYRRLIPGFEAPSILTYSSQNRSAACRIPYGANEMATRIETRFPDSSACPYLAFAALMMAGIDGIKNKYIPIGPMDEDLFELTLDEIREKKIPQMPHTLREALEDLIADNDFLQPAFSKEFITEYQHYMFKRQVWPDEARPTAFDFSTTYSC
- a CDS encoding penicillin-binding protein; this encodes MFSRLVKGSIVLTMLFGVALIAAFIYAYEEISLDADKLINYKPETSSVVLDRHGNKLAYVFKEQHRLYARYDEIPGMLVEGLVAMEDTQFFEHSGVNPDAILRAIIKDIKAGKFVEGGSTITQQLIKNKILSNEKKLARKIREAILALKIEHELSKEEIIERYLNEISYGNNYFGIKTAASGYFHKELQELTLKECAMLIGIPNAPSYYNPLRHYKRALNRANNVLYRMKSIGWITQSDYLKAVKESPKIYKTSLTQNIAPYIVDEVLRRFKGQLGDIRTGGYQIYTTIDMKQQQIAQEAVTHAYQKALKLLNERPQTSTLNGGLVAVESSTGDILAMVGGVDYAKSSFNRITQSKRQPGSAFKPFIYQTALDMGYNPATPLTDLARTFQYYHNGKPKVWSPKNYERDFKGFIPLREALVHSRNLATINLVADIGVNTIRKRLAFLDVPHIPRDMSIALGNLGLSPLKMAQIFSVFANKGHMIEPRLVSKIISIEGAVIYETRPKEIEGFTTPEQAYLMTDILKDVIKRGTGKSAAVQGIELAGKTGTTNEGVDAWFCGYSPTIETISWFGRDNNKPIGKKATGGAIAAPAFAYYYQKLLTLYPDTKRTFDIPQGVFRGEYNGKMELYTKDSPFPVAKKEPINEYMQILDEENEMSQVVNIEEDTGLAETIRIDEDPIREKEEDDALHPKKMIPTAPVSEDSGTLF
- a CDS encoding 8-amino-7-oxononanoate synthase, with the protein product MYENELRALQKADRFRKRTLFGEDLIDLASNDYLGLSSKKKQLKKAFGLLERYNTFSPKASMLVNGYHAIHKEFEETLCVLNGFESGIAVGSGFLANLSLMESLVRKNDRLFMDEEYHASGMMATRLLGDRVIFFRHNDASDLRDKLQQYGGKRNIIAVEGIYSMSGSLCAHEIFDAADENDAVLIVDEAHSSGVLGNKLLGVFEHYGREIKPNYIKMGTLGKAYGSYGAYILASREIVTFLENRAKPIIYSTAPSVIDTALALVNVNAIQKKAKRYRSKIDKRYKIVEEILGIKSESLILPIKMQSNQKAMQMQKALIQKGFLVGAIRQPTVDTPILRIIPRLGVSEKKLKQVLQLINKNTI
- a CDS encoding septum formation inhibitor Maf (Maf; overexpression in Bacillus subtilis inhibits septation in the dividing cell); protein product: MSSQRSESSSNKICLCSSSPTRALLLEQFGIDFIQNTPSYDEEQIVAANAKDFVYTASKGKMEAAIKEFGLEIPLLCADTVITASDGTVLRKPRNIEDARRILEIQSGSVIFIISSLHFQSKKLLFSDTSATQYHFASFDSIDMEAYLQSGLWQGKAGGCMVEGFCKKYIKSVEGLESTAMGLQVEKLLPWIGRHHV
- a CDS encoding alanine--tRNA ligase; translated protein: MDIRKAYLDFFQSKDHQLVESSPLVPDDATLLFTNAGMVQFKEIFTGNAPIPNIPRATSSQTCIRAGGKHNDLDNVGYTARHHTFFEMLGNFSFGDYFKEEAIAYAWEFVTSKAYLALPVEKIWVTVHENDDEAYGIWKKYVREEHIMRFGDKDNFWQMGDTGPCGPCSEIFYDQGEEYFHSDEDVMGGDGDRFLEIWNLVFMQYERDEDGILHPLPQPSIDTGMGLERVVAIKEGKRNNYHSSLFKPLLDAIEKRVGTPYDYDAPNSASYRVIADHLRSTAFLLAQGVNFDKEGRGYVLRRIMRRAIRHGYLLGLREPFMCELVDALVEVMGGHYAYLKTKAEAIKTSMRLEEERFFDTIEAGIALFNKELETTIDVFNGEVAFRLYDTFGFPLDLTEDMLREKGIRLDTDVFDAKMEAQKAQSKAAWKGTGDAVATGDFKALKEQFGVNEFVGYEKTEEDTRVLALLDENFHQTQSVEGKGWVLLERTPFYAQSGGQAGDIGEIVGKAKVLDTKKFLEMNLSEFKGKLSVGEEVKAAVDSTRAQIAKHHSATHLLHAALRELLGDHISQAGSLVEANRLRFDFSHPKAMSTEEIRTVETWVNDKIDRNISTQTEVMPIEEAKKSGAMALFGEKYGDEVRVVSMAGASVELCGGTHVHHASEIGLFMITKESGVSAGVRRIEAICGAEAIRSVREIRNELGQIKEEVKNQNPIAGITKLKEQIKSLKSELASAASGNQKELKAVKINEVNIIVEEVESGDIKAMIDEIKNRYENIAVMLFMKKEDKVMLAAGSKNAPIKAGDWIKTIAPIVGGGGGGRPDFAQAGGKDPSKIALAIEESKVYLSQILEGGN